The Nitrospirota bacterium genome has a segment encoding these proteins:
- the dsrM gene encoding sulfate reduction electron transfer complex DsrMKJOP subunit DsrM — MGALLSFFVVIVLVLLALAGIKGAGLYVLFGTIIPYAAVATFILGVILRVIKWSRSPVPFHIPTTCGQEKSLPWIKYSKLESPAGTMGVIGRMALEVLLFRSLFRNLKTEQRDDGAKLVYGSNKWLWLGGLAFHWSMLIVIIRHLRFFTQPVPFFVNIIDSLDGFLQIGTPHLLMTGVILLLAVTYLFLRRVFIPQVRYISLPADYLPLFLIMGIATSGILMRYFFKVDIIHVKELTLGLATLNPNIPAGIGVIFYIHLFLISSLFAYFPFSKLMHMGGVFLSPTRNLANNSRMKRHVNPWNYPVKVHTYEEYEDEFREKMKDAGIPVEKE, encoded by the coding sequence ATGGGCGCATTGCTTTCCTTTTTCGTTGTTATAGTGCTCGTTTTGCTTGCCCTGGCAGGAATAAAAGGGGCAGGCCTGTATGTTCTGTTCGGAACCATCATACCCTATGCAGCTGTTGCTACATTTATACTCGGAGTAATTTTGCGCGTCATAAAGTGGAGCCGTTCACCGGTGCCCTTCCATATCCCCACAACCTGTGGCCAGGAGAAGTCTCTTCCATGGATCAAGTACAGCAAACTTGAAAGCCCGGCAGGCACGATGGGCGTTATCGGGAGAATGGCGCTGGAAGTGCTGTTATTCCGTTCGCTTTTCAGAAACCTGAAGACCGAACAGAGGGACGACGGGGCAAAGCTGGTATATGGTTCGAATAAGTGGCTCTGGCTGGGAGGTCTGGCATTTCACTGGTCAATGCTTATCGTAATCATCAGGCACCTGAGATTCTTCACACAACCAGTTCCTTTCTTTGTAAACATCATTGACAGCCTTGACGGTTTTCTTCAGATAGGAACTCCTCATCTCCTGATGACCGGCGTGATCCTGTTGCTGGCCGTGACATATCTTTTTCTCAGAAGGGTCTTTATCCCTCAGGTTCGTTACATTTCCCTTCCTGCCGACTATCTGCCGCTGTTTCTTATTATGGGTATCGCTACATCGGGTATCCTGATGCGGTATTTTTTCAAGGTTGACATTATACATGTGAAGGAGTTGACCCTGGGGTTGGCCACTCTGAATCCTAACATCCCCGCAGGGATCGGCGTTATTTTCTATATTCACCTGTTTCTGATCAGTTCCCTGTTTGCCTACTTCCCCTTCAGCAAACTGATGCATATGGGAGGGGTATTCCTCAGTCCCACAAGAAACCTGGCCAATAACAGCCGCATGAAGAGACATGTTAATCCATGGAACTATCCGGTTAAGGTTCATACATACGAGGAATATGAGGATGAGTTCAGGGAGAAAATGAAAGATGCTGGAATTCCAGTAGAAAAGGAGTGA
- a CDS encoding RsbRD N-terminal domain-containing protein: MELKSLLTEKRAAILRKWFDLIVDTYPSDTSSFLKKQKNQFANPVGHTISEGIEELFDELLEEAGSGKVSPFLDNIIRVRAIQDFTPSEAIGFIFLLKKVIRESLQREIREYQMYDDLLRLESRIDDLVRVSFDVYMKCREQVYDLKANEVKKMTFRLLQRANLVKEIQED; this comes from the coding sequence ATGGAATTGAAAAGTCTTCTTACAGAGAAGAGAGCAGCCATACTGAGAAAGTGGTTTGACCTAATCGTGGATACCTATCCCTCTGATACTTCAAGTTTTTTGAAAAAACAAAAAAATCAGTTTGCAAATCCTGTAGGACATACTATATCCGAGGGAATAGAGGAACTGTTTGATGAACTTCTTGAGGAAGCCGGTTCTGGCAAGGTTTCTCCCTTTCTTGATAACATTATCAGGGTCAGGGCAATCCAGGACTTTACCCCCTCAGAGGCAATCGGCTTTATCTTCCTTCTGAAAAAAGTGATCAGAGAATCGCTGCAAAGAGAGATTCGTGAGTACCAAATGTATGATGATCTGCTGAGACTTGAGTCCAGGATAGACGATCTTGTCCGTGTTTCCTTTGATGTATACATGAAATGCAGGGAGCAGGTTTACGATCTGAAGGCAAATGAGGTTAAAAAGATGACCTTCAGGTTATTGCAGAGAGCAAATCTGGTAAAAGAAATTCAGGAAGATTAA
- a CDS encoding TusE/DsrC/DsvC family sulfur relay protein has translation MPTIEFEGKQIEVDEEGYLQNLEDWTPGLAKIMADQDGQELTDEHWEIINFLRDYYQKYQIAPMIKILVKEIKKNMGPEKGNTKYLYQLFPDGPAKQACRYAGLPKPTGCV, from the coding sequence ATGCCGACTATTGAGTTTGAAGGCAAACAGATTGAAGTGGATGAAGAGGGCTACCTGCAGAATCTTGAGGACTGGACTCCGGGACTTGCCAAGATTATGGCTGATCAGGATGGCCAGGAGCTGACGGATGAGCACTGGGAGATAATCAACTTCCTGAGGGATTATTATCAGAAATACCAGATTGCTCCAATGATCAAGATTCTCGTAAAAGAGATCAAGAAGAACATGGGCCCGGAGAAGGGAAACACAAAATATCTTTATCAGCTATTCCCGGATGGTCCTGCAAAGCAGGCCTGTCGATATGCCGGATTGCCGAAACCAACCGGCTGCGTATAA
- a CDS encoding cobyrinate a,c-diamide synthase: MINDKFMSSTVARVVIAGLRGGSGKTTLSLGLIKVFKDTGLKISAFKKGPDYIDAGWLASAADTNCYNLDPYLFPDKKILQSFLLHSHGADCALIEGNRGIYDGMDVEGTFSTAELAKLLKSPVILIVDCTKVTRTLAAIIQGVIAFDPEVDLKGIILNNISGRRHETVIRGAVEKYTPVKVLGAIQRLKDERFPERHMGLTPHHEHPEVLKSIGIMGRIVRDAVDYEKVLDIARGAPQLATLSSQPATRNPQPATRSLRIGIIQDMAFQFYYPDNLEALRSAGAELVGISAITEESLPDIDALYIGGGFPETNAITLSENKKFMASLRHAVEQGLPVYAECGGLMYLGREIEFRGKRYPMTAILPISFRMETSPVAHGYTMVEVKEDNPYFQKGTSLKGHEFHYSRVMDYDSNLKMVFAMNRGKGIDGKSDGIVYRNVLATYTHLHALGSPEWVEGMLSAAHNHAQSRRRLSSV, translated from the coding sequence CTGGTAAAACCACCCTTTCCCTTGGTCTTATTAAAGTCTTTAAGGACACGGGGCTTAAGATAAGTGCTTTTAAAAAAGGCCCTGACTACATTGATGCCGGATGGCTTGCATCTGCGGCAGATACGAACTGCTATAACCTCGATCCCTATCTGTTCCCGGATAAAAAAATCCTGCAATCCTTTCTTTTGCATTCCCATGGTGCCGACTGTGCCCTGATAGAGGGTAACAGGGGAATTTACGATGGAATGGATGTGGAGGGCACTTTTAGTACGGCGGAACTTGCCAAACTCCTGAAGTCCCCGGTTATTCTCATAGTTGACTGCACAAAGGTTACAAGGACTCTTGCAGCCATTATTCAGGGGGTTATTGCCTTTGACCCGGAGGTTGATTTAAAGGGCATTATCCTCAACAATATATCGGGCAGGAGGCATGAGACTGTAATAAGGGGAGCCGTAGAGAAGTACACACCCGTTAAGGTACTGGGAGCAATTCAAAGGCTGAAGGATGAGCGTTTTCCAGAGAGGCATATGGGCCTTACTCCCCACCATGAGCACCCTGAGGTTCTGAAGTCTATCGGGATAATGGGAAGGATTGTCAGGGATGCCGTGGACTACGAAAAGGTCCTCGATATAGCCCGTGGTGCCCCGCAACTCGCAACTCTTAGTTCCCAACCCGCAACCCGCAACCCGCAACCCGCAACCCGTAGTTTAAGGATCGGCATCATCCAGGACATGGCATTTCAGTTTTATTACCCTGACAATTTAGAGGCCCTCCGGAGTGCAGGAGCAGAACTGGTCGGGATAAGTGCCATCACCGAGGAGTCTCTTCCGGATATTGATGCCCTGTATATTGGCGGCGGGTTCCCAGAGACGAATGCCATAACACTTTCTGAGAATAAAAAGTTTATGGCCTCCCTCAGGCATGCGGTAGAGCAGGGCCTGCCGGTTTATGCCGAGTGTGGCGGGCTTATGTATCTTGGCAGGGAGATAGAGTTTCGGGGAAAGAGATACCCGATGACTGCAATACTGCCCATCAGCTTCAGAATGGAGACTTCTCCTGTGGCCCATGGATACACAATGGTTGAGGTGAAGGAGGATAATCCCTATTTTCAGAAGGGCACTTCCTTAAAAGGTCATGAGTTTCATTATTCAAGGGTTATGGATTATGACAGTAATCTTAAAATGGTCTTTGCCATGAACAGGGGTAAGGGCATTGATGGTAAGTCAGACGGGATTGTTTACAGGAATGTCCTTGCAACATATACACACCTGCATGCCCTGGGCAGCCCAGAATGGGTTGAGGGTATGCTGAGTGCGGCTCACAACCATGCACAAAGCCGCAGGCGGCTCTCTTCTGTATGA